A DNA window from Planktothrix tepida PCC 9214 contains the following coding sequences:
- a CDS encoding Ig-like domain-containing protein — protein sequence MGGXVNNPNNGTVNLNPDTGEVVFTPTPGYIGPASFEYTVNDGNGGTSTATANITVEALPNQPPILVDDTATTQQDIPVTLNPLNNDTDPNGDNLTIASVNNPNNGTVNLNPDTGEVVFTPTPGYTGX from the coding sequence ATTGGTGGCGNCGTTAATAATCCTAATAACGGTACAGTTAACTTAAATCCTGATACTGGAGAAGTTGTCTTTACGCCTACACCCGGTTATATTGGGCCTGCAAGTTTTGAATATACTGTCAATGATGGAAACGGGGGAACAAGTACCGCAACGGCTAATATTACGGTTGAAGCACTACCCAACCAACCCCCTATTCTTGTTGATGATACGGCTACCACTCAACAAGATATTCCTGTTACCTTAAATCCTTTAAATAATGATACCGACCCCAATGGAGATAATTTAACTATTGCATCTGTTAATAATCCTAATAACGGTACAGTTAACTTAAATCCTGATACTGGAGAAGTTGTATTTACTCCCACACCCGGTTATACTGGCNCCTAA